From the Fulvia fulva chromosome 2, complete sequence genome, one window contains:
- a CDS encoding Trans-enoyl reductase ACTTS2: MKAVIVESKGGPAMIVNDRPEPRLRSRGYLLVRTKAVALNPADVAVLDYAMAPEGCLLGFDYAGIVEKVGPGVIRDFKVGDRVCGPSRAGDPFDKEAGTFAEAICVKADLAIKIPKGMTFEEACTTGVIVVTTGRCLYQKFNLPWPIGDKVKPKPQGKILIYGGSSSMGTVLIQLAKLSGYEVITTCSPADFSLVRSSGADHVFDYNDPACTQEINNITGGNLKLCVDCISTDAAATLCAEALSPGAKCSNILLAKCPRDDVESLTTLDYSSLGEEWEQFGIVNSASKEDFEHSKSFAELAEELLNDAKIRPHPIEKREGGLDAILQGPQDLRAKRVSGKELVFTL; the protein is encoded by the exons ATGAAGGCAGTCATAGTAGAGAGCAAAGGTGGGCCCGCCATGATTGTCAATGACCGTCCCGAGCCGCGACTTCGTTCTCGTGGCTACCTTCTGGTCCGCACCAAG GCAGTCGCCCTCAACCCAGCCGACGTAGCAGTTCTCGACTACGCCATGGCTCCCGAAGGATGCCTTCTAGGCTTCGACTATGCCGGCATTGTCGAAAAAGTCGGTCCTGGAGTCATCAGAGACTTCAAAGTCGGCGATCGTGTCTGCGGTCCTTCTAGAGCTGGAGACCCGTTTGACAAGGAAGCTGGCACATTCGCCGAGGCGATCTGTGTGAAGGCTGATCTCGCTATCAAGATCCCGAAGGGCATGACGTTTGAGGAGGCCTGCACGACGGGTGTGATTGTTGTGACCACGGGAAGGTGTTTG TATCAGAAGTTCAACCTTCCATGGCCGATTGGCGACAAAGTAAAGCCGAAGCCCCAGGGAAAGATTCTGATATATGGCGGTAGCTCTTCTATGGGCACTGTCCTCATCCAACTCGCCAAACTCTCCGGCTACGAAGTCATCACCACCTGCTCACCAGCCGACTTCTCCCTCGTCAGATCCTCCGGCGCAGACCACGTCTTCGACTATAATGACCCAGCGTGTACACAAGAGATCAACAACATCACCGGCGGCAATCTCAAACTCTGCGTCGACTGTATCTCCACCGATGCAGCCGCCACTCTTTGCGCAGAGGCGCTGAGCCCAGGAGCAAAGTGCTCGAACATCCTCCTGGCGAAGTGTCCCAGAGATGATGTGGAGAGTCTCACCACACTGGATTATTCGTCTTTGGGTGAGGAGTGGGAGCAGTTCGGGATCGTGAACTCTGCGAGTAAGGAAGATTTCGAGCACTCGAAGAGCTTCGCAGAGCTGGCAGAGGAGCTGCTGAATGATGCCAAGATCCGACCACATCCCATCGAGAAGCGTGAGGGCGGTCTAGACGCCATCCTGCAAGGCCCCCAAGACCTCCGAGCAAAGCGAGTCAGCGGGAAGGAACTCGTCTTCACCCTGTGA
- a CDS encoding Nuc-1 negative regulatory protein preg, protein MSTTISSSSSPANSPRSSFHVSSPRASFAPPQRSPAASRASPRFPASSSASAAYNTASSPRRAFNAPTTALGPQQPKQHFVESGLVAASFAGYVDASTQYSPDGFPPTAGRNVAIAAGKGRPPGRSASSVRKRKDAQSSSDESSPEPMSGTNTHRSAARPPAPAEPQLRSDPDRAAGSINTAASSSSNEPQEARSTHGYSNAPKKARAEGTVKVMPSKYETCNPKDLGALMSHMLMELIRINDQIPLRDGRLTRFHSRAPPGISVSDYLQRLIQHATLPPPILLSMVYYIDRLCTLYPAFTINSLTVHRFLITAATVAAKGLSDSFWTNPTYARIGGIPVSELATLELDLLQRVNYRIVPKPEVLEEYYASLVDRTDGYIIEAGSSSTSLSSGSDGGKDEANNDDQHMGNEPTCSSYQMKC, encoded by the coding sequence ATGTCTACCACCATAAGCTCCTCCTCCTCACCCGCCAATTCTCCACGATCCTCCTTCCACGTTTCCTCACCGCGAGCCTCTTTCGCGCCTCCCCAGCGAAGCCCCGCCGCCTCACGCGCATCACCGAGGTTTCCCGCCAGCAGTAGCGCTTCTGCTGCCTACAACACCGCCAGCTCGCCACGCCGCGCATTCAATGCGCCGACCACAGCACTGGGTCCACAGCAGCCGAAGCAGCATTTTGTCGAGAGCGGCCTGGTAGCAGCGAGTTTCGCGGGGTACGTGGATGCGAGCACGCAGTACAGCCCGGACGGCTTTCCTCCCACCGCTGGTCGCAACGTGGCCATCGCCGCCGGGAAGGGACGGCCTCCGGGCAGGAGTGCGAGCAGCGTGCGCAAGCGAAAGGACGCGCAGTCTTCCAGCGACGAGTCCTCTCCCGAGCCGATGAGTGGGACCAACACCCACCGCTCCGCGGCTCGACCACCAGCTCCTGCCGAGCCGCAGCTTCGATCAGATCCTGACCGCGCTGCTGGGAGCATAAATACAGCAGCATCTTCCTCCAGCAACGAGCCGCAAGAGGCACGTTCGACACATGGATATTCGAATGCACCCAAGAAAGCCAGGGCAGAGGGCACCGTGAAAGTGATGCCATCAAAATACGAGACTTGCAATCCCAAGGACTTGGGCGCTCTCATGTCGCATATGCTAATGGAGCTGATTCGCATCAACGACCAGATTCCCTTGCGTGATGGACGTCTGACCAGGTTTCACTCTCGCGCACCACCCGGAATCAGCGTGTCTGACTACCTACAACGCCTAATACAGCATGCCACTCTGCCACCGCCCATCCTGCTCAGCATGGTCTACTACATCGATCGACTCTGCACACTGTATCCGGCGTTCACAATTAACAGCTTGACAGTGCATCGGTTCCTCATCACCGCAGCGACCGTAGCAGCAAAAGGCCTCAGCGACAGCTTCTGGACGAACCCTACATACGCTCGAATTGGTGGTATCCCAGTATCAGAACTCGCGACACTGGAGCTGGACCTTTTGCAGAGAGTGAACTACAGGATAGTCCCGAAGCCAGAGGTGCTTGAAGAATATTATGCTTCTCTCGTGGATAGGACAGACGGATACATCATCGAAGCTGGGAGCAGCTCCACATCGCTCAGCAGTGGAAGCGATGGCGGGAAAGACGAAGCCAACAACGATGATCAACACATGGGGAATGAACCGACATGTAGCTCCTATCAGATGAAGTGCTAG
- a CDS encoding putative U6 snRNA-associated Sm-like protein LSm3, with amino-acid sequence MAEPEDAGANPVNEPLDLVRLSLNEIVFVKLRGDRELQGRLHAYDSHCNLVLGDVSETVYVVDEEDEQENVRTVKKQSEMLFVRGDSVVLISPQQ; translated from the exons ATGGCCGAGCCAGAGGATGCAGGAGCCAACCCGGTGAATGAGCCACTCGACCTAGTGCGCCTATCACTCAACGAGATTGTGTTTGTGAAGCTCAGAGGAGACAGAGAGTTGCAGGGCAGGCTACAC GCGTACGACAGTCACTGCAACTTGGTCCTTGGCGATGTTTCGGAGACGGTATACGTGGTAGACGAGGAGGATGAGCAAGAGAACGTGAGGACGGTGAAGAAACAGTCGGAGATGCTGTTTGTGAGAG GCGACAGCGTCGTCCTGATATCGCCACAGCAATAG
- a CDS encoding putative phospholipid-transporting ATPase DNF3, whose protein sequence is MNVFIYLFISPSVDGRHIPIGPSRSAPLLDERTGKPYVCNLIRSSKYNAYNFLPRQLVAQFSKLANFYFLCVSILQMIPGLSTTGTYTTIVPLMFFVSLSMGKEGCESLRRHRLDKAENNKICHVLSSCASASASASKAKGIPKASTSTDSQDSWVPVKWQALQVGDVIKLQRDEAVPADIVLPGSRGSNNTAYVETMALDGETNLKPKQPKPDTVQAADSPESLLQAEMHFVVEDPNLDLYNFEGKLTVAGKTSPLTNNEIIYRGSVVRNTPEAYGLVVYSGEECKIRMNANKNPRIKAPSLQAVVNRIVFAIVLFVIALSLFNSIAYQLWQDTTEKKAWYISDAPVSFGPLFTSFIIMFNTLIPLSLYVSLEVIKVAQMVLLNDIDMYDAESNTPFEARTSTINEELGQVGYIFSDKTGTLTENVMRFRKLSVAGIAWLHDVDLQHATPDDKLLMHKKRQPSKGKRPAWKPRKSTTNDIPTSEPVDTNGERSPSATRPDLPRKSTSQWTSTAAPAMAQTEHSTSQLIAYIQRNPQTVFSNRAKMMILSIALCHTCLPEKTGDEDEHISYQASSPDELALVEAAKELDFIAYERDTSTLTLKLHPHGSAGEPMFGDYQIMDVIDFSSKRKRMSVIVRMPDGRVATICKGADSILDYEAGDVEQNIAKSIIDINRGGVAHAVVVIDGQTLASIQTDDALHTLFLDLAILTDSVICCRASPSQKASLVNAIRTRIKRSVTLAIGDGANDIAMIQEAHVGTGITGKEGLQAARTSDYAIAQFRFLTKLLLVHVRWNYIKTCKYTVGTFWKEMLFYLTQAIYQRYNGYSGTSLYESWSLSMFNTLFTSLTIIFLGIFEHDLRASTLIAVPELYTKGQRSDGFNLKVYLGWMFTAVCEAMIVWFTCWELYGHALFKSENTLFPLGNMTFTACVIIIAIKLQIIEQRYKSVMAAVAVVLSVGGWALWNIILAALYGKNNQYNVKGGLLERWGESGLWWLTLIIIVVACCLLEIGIRALKAAFFPTDVETFQTLEQDLEVRKRFEEAAAPWTQAGWNHGSKKISAELQRLEEQAKKESDVQALLERPRTMEEDRLGRIETKEQIVMVADGDRSGTDPSKMLNQRFGLPRRDSLR, encoded by the coding sequence ATGAATGTATTTATTTATTTATTTATTTCACCCTCAGTCGATGGACGACATATCCCTATTGGCCCATCGCGGAGTGCACCGTTGCTCGATGAAAGGACAGGCAAGCCGTACGTCTGCAACTTGATCCGGTCCTCCAAATACAATGCATACAACTTCCTGCCTCGGCAGCTGGTCGCACAGTTCTCGAAGCTGGCCAACTTTTACTTCTTGTGCGTATCGATACTGCAGATGATCCCTGGCTTGAGTACGACTGGCACATACACAACGATTGTTCCTCTGATGTTCTTCGTGTCCCTGTCCATGGGCAAAGAAGGCTGTGAGAGTCTACGAAGACACAGGCTCGATAAGGCGGAGAATAACAAGATCTGCCACGTTCTAAGCTCTTGCGCTTCCGCTTCTGCCTCTGCCTCCAAAGCCAAAGGAATACCCAAGGCCTCGACTTCTACAGACAGCCAGGATTCATGGGTACCTGTCAAGTGGCAAGCGTTGCAGGTAGGAGACGTGATCAAGCTCCAACGCGATGAAGCTGTTCCCGCGGATATTGTGTTGCCCGGTAGCAGAGGATCAAACAACACAGCTTACGTAGAGACCATGGCACTCGATGGCGAGACCAACCTTAAGCCAAAGCAGCCCAAGCCAGACACTGTGCAGGCCGCCGACAGCCCAGAGTCTTTGTTGCAAGCAGAAATGCATTTCGTGGTGGAGGACCCCAACCTGGACTTGTACAACTTCGAAGGGAAGCTCACTGTTGCCGGCAAGACCTCTCCATTGACTAACAATGAGATCATATATCGAGGCAGTGTCGTACGCAACACACCGGAGGCATATGGCTTAGTTGTATACAGTGGAGAGGAGTGCAAGATCCGCATGAACGCAAACAAGAACCCAAGAATCAAAGCCCCCTCTCTCCAAGCTGTCGTCAACAGGATTGTCTTCGCTATAGTGCTATTCGTTATAGCGCTGTCGTTATTCAACAGCATCGCATATCAGCTCTGGCAGGACACCACCGAGAAGAAAGCATGGTACATCAGCGACGCGCCGGTATCGTTTGGCCCGTTGTTTACATCCTTCATCATCATGTTCAACACACTCATTCCACTGTCGCTTTACGTCAGCCTGGAGGTCATCAAGGTAGCACAAATGGTGTTGCTCAACGATATTGACATGTACGACGCCGAGAGCAACACGCCTTTCGAAGCGAGGACATCGACAATCAACGAAGAGCTAGGACAAGTTGGCTACATATTCTCTGACAAGACCGGCACGCTTACTGAGAACGTGATGCGGTTCCGCAAGCTTTCGGTTGCTGGAATTGCATGGCTACATGATGTGGACTTGCAGCATGCAACTCCGGATGACAAATTGCTCATGCACAAAAAGCGACAACCGAGCAAAGGCAAACGACCTGCGTGGAAGCCACGGAAGTCTACCACGAACGACATTCCTACGTCTGAGCCTGTAGACACCAACGGTGAGCGGAGTCCTTCCGCTACGAGACCCGATCTCCCACGAAAGTCAACATCACAATGGACATCCACAGCTGCACCAGCCATGGCACAGACTGAGCACAGCACTAGCCAATTGATCGCCTACATTCAACGGAACCCGCAGACTGTATTTTCGAACCGTGCGAAGATGATGATCCTGTCCATTGCGTTGTGTCACACATGCCTGCCGGAGAAGACTGGCGATGAAGACGAACACATCAGCTATCAGGCGTCATCGCCTGACGAACTGGCCCTTGTTGAGGCGGCGAAAGAGCTTGACTTCATTGCATACGAGCGGGACACATCAACACTGACCTTGAAGCTACATCCACACGGCAGCGCCGGCGAGCCTATGTTCGGGGACTACCAGATCATGGATGTGATTGACTTCTCGAGCAAACGCAAGAGGATGTCGGTCATCGTCCGTATGCCGGATGGTCGGGTTGCCACAATTTGCAAGGGTGCAGACTCCATTCTCGATTATGAAGCAGGTGATGTGGAACAGAATATCGCCAAGTCGATCATCGATATCAATCGTGGAGGCGTTGCGCATGCTGTGGTAGTCATCGATGGTCAGACATTGGCCAGCATCCAGACCGACGACGCACTACACACCTTGTTCCTGGACCTAGCCATATTGACAGACTCTGTGATCTGCTGCCGAGCCTCACCCTCGCAGAAAGCCAGCCTTGTGAACGCTATCCGAACGAGAATCAAGCGCAGTGTCACTCTGGCTATTGGCGATGGCGCTAATGATATCGCTATGATTCAGGAAGCCCACGTTGGCACAGGTATTACAGGGAAAGAAGGTCTTCAAGCAGCTAGAACTTCCGACTATGCGATCGCCCAGTTCCGCTTCCTGACCAAGCTCTTATTGGTTCATGTTCGATGGAACTATATCAAGACTTGCAAGTACACCGTCGGGACATTCTGGAAGGAAATGCTCTTCTATCTGACCCAAGCGATCTACCAGCGCTACAATGGCTACAGCGGCACAAGTCTTTACGAAAGCTGGAGTCTTAGTATGTTCAACACGCTCTTCACCAGCTTGACCATCATCTTCCTCGGCATCTTTGAGCATGATTTGCGCGCCTCCACTTTGATCGCAGTGCCGGAGCTGTACACTAAAGGACAACGCTCCGATGGCTTCAACCTCAAAGTCTATCTCGGTTGGATGTTCACAGCAGTCTGCGAAGCGATGATAGTATGGTTCACCTGCTGGGAACTGTATGGTCATGCTCTATTTAAATCGGAGAATACGCTCTTTCCTCTCGGAAACATGACGTTCACAGCTTGCGTAATCATCATCGCGATCAAGCTGCAGATCATCGAGCAGCGGTACAAGTCTGTCATGGCCGCTGTGGCGGTAGTCTTGAGTGTAGGCGGTTGGGCTTTGTGGAATATCATTCTCGCTGCGCTATACGGCAAGAACAACCAATACAACGTGAAAGGCGGTCTCCTCGAACGATGGGGTGAGAGTGGACTGTGGTGGTTGACACTCATCATCATTGTGGTAGCTTGTTGTCTCCTTGAGATCGGGATTCGAGCATTGAAAGCAGCATTCTTTCCTACAGATGTGGAGACTTTCCAGACTCTTGAGCAGGATCTCGAGGTACGAAAGAGATTCGAGGAGGCTGCTGCCCCTTGGACGCAAGCTGGCTGGAACCATGGTAGCAAGAAGATTAGTGCAGAGTTGCAGAGGCTGGAAGAGCAAGCGAAGAAAGAGAGCGATGTTCAGGCTCTGCTGGAGAGACCGAGGACGATGGAGGAGGACCGACTAGGCAGGATCGAGACGAAAGAACAGATCGTTATGGTCGCTGATGGAGACAGGTCAGGGACTGATCCGAGCAAGATGCTGAATCAGCGGTTTGGATTGCCGAGACGGGACAGCTTGAGATGA